In a genomic window of Deferribacterota bacterium:
- a CDS encoding sodium:proton antiporter: protein MKRKIIITIIFLSIIFVAPSIASESIGGENMSQAVMKMAESLPLWSIIPFAGILLSIALFPLFVPSWWHHNFGKVSAFWGLLTVIPLVLVYKKAGLHQELHIFITDYFPFLILLWTLFTVAGGILLRGSLLGTPKVNTILIAIGTFLASWMGTMGAAMLMIRPFLRANKYRKYRTFMVCFFIFLVANIGGGLTPVGDPPLFIGFLHGVPFFWTTIRLLPHILFASICILIIYFFLDLYYYKKEEREGTLNPPKEKTPLSLVGWYNFILLGGVVASVIFSGTVRIGSVSILGIERTIESLLRDGWMIIIGIISLLITPRYIRKENDFTWFPIIEVGYLFAGIFATMAPPLLILTAGEKGVAAPLLKLVEEPVHYYWITGILSAFLDNTPTYYTFFTSVLGKFFAGMPEPQAVPLLLTQKALYLEAISVAAVFFGACTYIGNAPNFAVRSIAEQSGTPMPSFFGYIIKYSFTVLIPIFIVVALIFFV from the coding sequence ATGAAAAGAAAAATTATCATAACTATTATTTTTTTATCTATTATTTTTGTTGCCCCATCTATAGCAAGTGAATCTATAGGTGGTGAAAATATGAGTCAAGCTGTGATGAAAATGGCAGAGTCCCTTCCTCTTTGGAGTATAATCCCCTTTGCTGGAATCTTGCTCTCCATTGCCTTGTTTCCTTTATTTGTTCCTTCTTGGTGGCACCACAACTTTGGCAAAGTCTCTGCCTTTTGGGGACTACTAACAGTTATTCCACTAGTATTAGTATATAAAAAGGCGGGTCTTCATCAAGAACTACATATTTTTATCACCGATTATTTTCCTTTTCTTATTTTACTCTGGACACTTTTTACAGTGGCAGGTGGGATTTTACTTAGGGGTAGCCTGCTAGGCACACCAAAGGTTAACACGATTTTAATAGCTATAGGTACATTTTTAGCTTCCTGGATGGGTACAATGGGGGCAGCCATGCTTATGATTAGACCCTTTTTAAGGGCTAATAAATACCGAAAATATAGGACATTTATGGTTTGCTTCTTTATTTTTTTAGTGGCTAATATTGGAGGGGGGTTAACCCCGGTTGGCGACCCTCCGCTGTTTATTGGCTTTTTACACGGGGTTCCATTCTTTTGGACAACCATTAGATTGCTGCCTCACATACTTTTTGCTTCAATCTGTATATTAATAATATATTTTTTCTTAGATCTTTATTACTATAAAAAAGAAGAGAGAGAGGGAACACTTAATCCTCCCAAAGAAAAAACCCCTTTAAGTTTAGTAGGCTGGTATAATTTCATACTTTTAGGTGGTGTAGTGGCTTCTGTTATATTTAGTGGGACAGTGAGGATTGGAAGTGTATCTATATTGGGGATTGAGCGAACTATAGAATCTCTTTTAAGAGATGGATGGATGATTATCATAGGCATTATATCCCTTTTAATTACCCCAAGATACATAAGGAAGGAAAATGATTTTACATGGTTCCCTATTATTGAGGTGGGCTATTTATTTGCAGGTATTTTTGCCACCATGGCACCACCCTTGCTTATTTTAACTGCTGGAGAAAAGGGGGTAGCTGCACCTTTATTGAAATTGGTAGAAGAGCCAGTACACTATTATTGGATAACTGGAATTCTTTCTGCTTTTTTAGACAACACCCCAACATATTACACATTCTTCACTAGTGTGTTAGGCAAATTCTTTGCAGGCATGCCAGAACCTCAAGCAGTACCGTTGTTGCTCACACAAAAAGCACTTTATCTTGAAGCTATTTCAGTGGCAGCTGTATTTTTTGGCGCTTGTACCTATATTGGTAATGCCCCAAATTTTGCTGTGAGGTCAATCGCTGAACAATCAGGAACTCCTATGCCCAGTTTTTTTGGCTATATTATTAAATATAGCTTTACAGTTTTGATTCCTATATTTATAGTTGTGGCATTAATATTTTTTGTCTAG